The following coding sequences lie in one Desmodus rotundus isolate HL8 chromosome 1, HLdesRot8A.1, whole genome shotgun sequence genomic window:
- the NKD2 gene encoding protein naked cuticle homolog 2 isoform X3 codes for MGKFQSKHGDSFVVSSYSSGRKGMVEAERRSGVEHRARDKQELLSGDPTEGPFREDQCPLEVALPPEKAEGREGAVQLFSADEVERAASREGPRGPGKKHLNIDALQCDVSVEEDNRQEWTFTLYGFDNSGKATREDMSSLMHTIYEVVDASVNHSSGSSKTLRVKLTVSPEPSSRRRESPPTGQDREPTRCRTEGEISEDSRAADRRLSAYIRPLLPCAPHRRPNADPHPCPVRGPYCVDENTERRNHYLDLAGIENYTSKFGPGSPPTQAKQEHQAKASHPPGRSRSQESDAHTVHNRRSQVLADHVLLASEPAARALDMQPRLKGQEKQFLKSPKGSGRPPGVPSGSMPGGGKPGRAFGFYPPAALPQSPQDGHHLPQPPPQPPPQPYGHKRYRQKGREGHSPLKATLGQPAVMEHEVVRDLPPLLMGEGYSVPMVQRHEHHHHHEHHHHHHYHHHHPS; via the exons GAGCTTCTCAGCGGGGACCCCACAGAGGGACCTTTCCGGGAGGACCAGTGCCCTCTAGAGG TGGCACTGCCCCCCGAGAAGGCCGAGGGTCGAGAGGGTGCCGTACAGCTCTTCAGTGCAGATGAGGTTGAGAGAGCAGCAAGCCGCGAGGGCCCACGAGGCCCGGGCAAGAAGCACCTGAACATTGAC GCGCTGCAGTGCGACGTCTCGGTGGAGGAGGACAACCGCCAGGAGTGGACCTTCACACTCTATGGCTTCGACAATAGTGGGAAGGCCACCCGGGAG GACATGTCCAGTCTGATGCACACCATCTACGAGGTCGTCGACGCCTCAGTCAATCACTCCTCCGGCAGCAGTAAGACCCTCCGTGTGAAGCTGACCGTCAGCCCCGAGCCCtccagcaggaggagggagagtccCCCCACGGGACAGG ACCGGGAGCCCACTCGCTGCAGGACGGAAGGCGAGATCTCCGAGGACTCCAGGGCGGCTGACAGGAGGCTGTCTGCTTATATCAG GCCCCTTCTGCCCTGTGCCCCACACAGGAGGCCCAACgctgacccccacccctgccccgtgAGGGGGCCGTACTGCGTGGATGAGAACACTGAGCGGAGAAACCACTACCTAGACCTGGCTGGAATAGAAAACTACACGTCTAAATTCGGACCTG GTTCCCCACCAACACAGGCCAAGCAGGAGCACCAGGCCAAGGCCTCACACCCCCCGGGCAGGTCTCGCTCCCAGGAGTCAGACGCACACACTGTGCACAACCGCAGGTCCCAGGTGCTGGCTGACCACGTCCTGCTGGCCAGCGAGCCTGCTGCCCGGGCCCTGGACATGCAGCCCCGGCTGAAGGGGCAGGAAAAGCAGTTCCTCAAGTCCCCCAAGGGCTCGGGCAGGCCGCCCGGGGTGCCCAGTGGGAGCATGCCTGGTGGAGGCAAGCCGGGGAGGGCCTTTGGCTTCTACCCACCAGCCGCCCTGCCCCAGTCCCCCCAGGATGGCCACCACCTCCCACAGCCCCCGCCGCAGCCCCCACCACAGCCCTACGGCCACAAGAGATACCggcagaagggcagggagggccaCTCACCACTCAAGGCCACGCTGGGCCAGCCTGCGGTAATGGAGCACGAGGTGGTACGGGACTTGCCACCCCTGCTGATGGGGGAGGGCTACTCAGTGCCCATGGTCCAGCGCCAcgagcaccaccaccaccacgaacaccaccaccaccaccactaccaccatcaccacccgtCCTAG